The Clostridia bacterium DNA window TACATACCTAGTAGAGCTTTAGCCACATCCCCGGGATCCAGTTCTTCTAATATCTCTCCCTGCTTTTGTGCTTCTCTTATCAGTCCCAGCAAGATATTTTCTATCTCTTTTATAGGAAGAGGATATCCCTCATCCTTGAATACGGTGGCCCAGATTACTTTACGGGTAAGACGTAAAAATGAGGTACTATCCATTGCAAAGTGCTTTAAGGCAATGCGTATCTTTTCCACCGGACTTTTTACCCCTACCAGATCTGCTTCTATCAAATGTTCTATCTCCTCAACTTCATCAGCTGCAATACCCTCTAATAAACTCTCTTTTGTAGCAAAATAATTAAAAAATGTACTTTTTGATACATCTGCCTTTTCGGCAATCTCCTCTATTGAAGTGTTATCATAACCTTTATGCTGGAAAAGCGCCCTGGCTGCTTTTAAAATCCTTGCCCTGCTTTCAATCTTTTTGCGCTCACGGCGGGATAATTCTGTATTGCTCATGACAGCCTCCTTTTAATTAAAAGTCAAATTATACTCATATCAATTTTTGTAATCCACTACAATTTTATAATACAACGTCCAGCATTTTAAATCAAGCAAAGCTCCTCTTATTGTTATCATAATACTCTTTATGACCTACACGATCTTAATTACTTTTCCCGCCTTATTGTTAGTCATCTTTCCCTCCTTTAAAACATGGACCCCATTTATAAAAACATGTTCTATCCCATCAGGGGCTTTATCTGTTTGGTTGACACTAGTATTATCCTTTATACTATGCCAATCAAATACAGTTACATCTGCTGCCCATCCCTTTTTTAATCTTCCTCTATCCTTTATACCTACCCTATCTGCAGATGCACCTGTCATCTTATGTACAGACTCCTCCAAAGATAAAATTGATTTTTCCCTTGCCAATTGCAAAAACCGTGGATAACATCCGAAGCAACTTGGATTTTGTACTCCTGTGGTTTCTATCCATGCATCAGTCATAAAAAGGGATGCCGGATGCCTCATCAACGCTTCCACAATCTGTTGATTGCTATATCTATACTGCAATACCCTCGCTTCCCCCCCACTCTTTTTCACAAAATCCAAATAATTCTCTATCGGTGTTAATCCTCTCTCTTCTGCAATATCGTGTATAAACCTGCCATTGTAGTTATTAAGTTTTGGATGATTAGCATAAGTTATCTGTATATCTTTAAAACCAAACCCTAAAAACTTTTCTATCAAAGAGATTTCAAAACGGAGTTTCTTAAGTGCTTTACTATCATCATAAACTTCCGGCACTTTAGCCATAAACCATTCCGGTAAAATCACTGTAATGATGGATGCTCCGCAACTATAGGCATATGTATCAAACATAATATCAACACCATCATCAATGGCATCCTCTATCATCTTAAAACATCTTTCATATGTTTTCCATGTCTTCTCTCCCACAAATATCAAATGTGAAAACTGGAGCCGAACCCCTGTCTTTCTCGCAATGTTTAATAATTCTTGAAGTGCAATAATATTGTGAGGAGTCCCAAAAGGTCTTATAGGGTAAGTACCTGATAACGCAGATAATGCCCGGGCATGAACAGTAATGATTTTATTTCTTCTTTTCACCAATCCAGCGATCTGCAATATTTCATCCTGGCTGGCAAAAATCCCCGGCTCATACTGCAACCCAAAAGACACCCCTGCTGCCCCCTGTTCCATAGCCTCATCTAACAAATATAGTATTTCATCCATTTCTTTAGGCTGCATAGCATCAGCATCATACCCCCTTACCGATGTCCTGGTAGTTCCATGTCCTACCATCATAGCTATATTTGCTATGATTTTCTTATGCTCTAAATAATCAAAATATTCACTCATGCTTGACCATTTAAAATCAATATTACCCGCTTTAAAAACATTGCCTTTTATTTTATCCATATACTGAGTACCTTTTTTAAACCCTGCAGCACTGAAACCACAATTCCCTGTAATAAAGGTAGTTATTCCTTGACGAATAAAAGGATCAATAAATTGTTCCTGTTGGTCTGAAGGAAAAAACCAATCATTATGGGAATGTATATCTATAAAACCAGGAGCAATTACCTTTCCTTCGCAATCTATTTCTTTTCCCTCCACAACTATTTCTCTCTCACTGATCTCTTGAATAATTCCATCTTTTAAAAGTACATTTCCTTTAAAGCCTTTGTTTCCCGACCCATCTACTACATATCCGTTGCTTAACAGCGTATAACTAGCAGATTTGTCTATCACAGCATCTGCAGTATTCATACTCTTTATATCTCCTTTTTTCATACTTTTTAATCAGATAATAATAGGTTTAATCATTGAGATGCAAACTTTTTATATAGTTTTAGCTGTACCCCACCTGATATCAGGCATTCTCCTGGATACCCCACGATAGAAAGAACGTTTAGGGTAACCTAAGGTAATTGCCGCCTGTGGCCTGTATCCATCTGGCAATCCCAATTCCTTTCTCATGCCTGTATTATTTTCCAACGCCACTATAAAATATCCTATCTGACAGCTACCTAGACCTACCTTGTGAGCCGCCAATATCAAATTATACAAAGCGTATAGGCTATCATCTCTACCAAAATAACTGCCAGCAGGCGTGTAAGCTACAATAACTGCCGGAGCATTATAAAATACTGGATCTTCTCCATTTTTAAACCTTTCATAGACTCTTGAAAAACCTTTGGCACTTTGCTGTGCCTCTTTAAATTTTTTGCTCCCCAAGGCCGCCCTTATGAATGGTTTAAATATCGGTTTTTGAATGATTTTACCCAGTTCGAATAATACCTCAGCCGTTTTTCTGCTAAAATACTCTATTTCTTCTTTTTTATCCAGCACCAGCCAGTCAACTGATTGTTTGTTTTGTGAACTTGGAACCCAGCGGGAAATACTTATCAGCTCTTGAATTATCCTTCTATCAACATGCTTCGATAAATAGTTTCTAACAGAACGCCGGGCCCTAAAAAGCGCAATCATTTGTTCCAATTTCGGTTGATCTTGTTCAGCAATTTGGGGACATTCCATTAAAGGCAATAAGC harbors:
- a CDS encoding amidohydrolase family protein is translated as MNTADAVIDKSASYTLLSNGYVVDGSGNKGFKGNVLLKDGIIQEISEREIVVEGKEIDCEGKVIAPGFIDIHSHNDWFFPSDQQEQFIDPFIRQGITTFITGNCGFSAAGFKKGTQYMDKIKGNVFKAGNIDFKWSSMSEYFDYLEHKKIIANIAMMVGHGTTRTSVRGYDADAMQPKEMDEILYLLDEAMEQGAAGVSFGLQYEPGIFASQDEILQIAGLVKRRNKIITVHARALSALSGTYPIRPFGTPHNIIALQELLNIARKTGVRLQFSHLIFVGEKTWKTYERCFKMIEDAIDDGVDIMFDTYAYSCGASIITVILPEWFMAKVPEVYDDSKALKKLRFEISLIEKFLGFGFKDIQITYANHPKLNNYNGRFIHDIAEERGLTPIENYLDFVKKSGGEARVLQYRYSNQQIVEALMRHPASLFMTDAWIETTGVQNPSCFGCYPRFLQLAREKSILSLEESVHKMTGASADRVGIKDRGRLKKGWAADVTVFDWHSIKDNTSVNQTDKAPDGIEHVFINGVHVLKEGKMTNNKAGKVIKIV
- a CDS encoding nitroreductase family protein; this encodes MKSNTIPDISIDQDKCSCCGTCVNVCSEGIFKFEGKRVKAVFAEKCEVCGHCIAGCKFDAIQHSLLPLMECPQIAEQDQPKLEQMIALFRARRSVRNYLSKHVDRRIIQELISISRWVPSSQNKQSVDWLVLDKKEEIEYFSRKTAEVLFELGKIIQKPIFKPFIRAALGSKKFKEAQQSAKGFSRVYERFKNGEDPVFYNAPAVIVAYTPAGSYFGRDDSLYALYNLILAAHKVGLGSCQIGYFIVALENNTGMRKELGLPDGYRPQAAITLGYPKRSFYRGVSRRMPDIRWGTAKTI
- a CDS encoding TetR/AcrR family transcriptional regulator, producing the protein MSNTELSRRERKKIESRARILKAARALFQHKGYDNTSIEEIAEKADVSKSTFFNYFATKESLLEGIAADEVEEIEHLIEADLVGVKSPVEKIRIALKHFAMDSTSFLRLTRKVIWATVFKDEGYPLPIKEIENILLGLIREAQKQGEILEELDPGDVAKALLGMYFAAFFKWIKEERISIPTSEVEFESFLNMIFAGIAGPNYKTGD